The DNA sequence CGTATGATGGCATATGAAGTTCTACCCATCTATGACGCATTTTTTGTTTGgacttatttttcttattacgATCAGAAAGTTCCTGCAATAAAATaatgtatcatttattaatttcaaTTCCTTAAGGTACTTATGCTAAAACCAAACTCGTATATATACTCATGTCATAGATATCAATCCATTCGTTTCAATATCTTACCCAATATAATTTATATGTCATTGTCACAACCATTCAATTAGTGATAATATATCTACAATTTGAAGTAATATAACACATTTATAGATGTACATTACCTTATGCTTTTTATCATCCCACAACTTCAGTAGCGCATCCCATTGCTCCAATGGTGTAAGTTGAAGATCAATATTTTTCCTCTGATCAGAGGATGAATCATACTTACTGTAGTACTCAGCCTTCAAGTCACACTTATGGTCCTTCAACCGTTTAGCTAATCTATCTAAGCACCATGTCTTGCAAACTTCAGGGATGATAAATTTGGCCtagaataattaaaaaaaaaaaattaataaacatcACATGGTTAGTTTATCCaactaaatatttttctttaaggtaatatataaatataatatgtGAGTGATATTACCGTTATTTCTTTCCAACAATCTTCTTTATAtgattgtggtatgtttgtccACTTAGGGTATGTCAACGGACAATATAGATGATTCCTTGCTAATGTTCCAATCCATGTAGTTAATTTCGCTGTTGACTTGCCTTCACATGGTTGTCCCCACTCATTTACTTCAATTTGTATTCTCTCACCATCTGGAATATTTATAATATCATGAGCCTTAGTTCTTCCCCTTTGGCCTCTCACCCTTTTTCCTGTGAAAAATTAAGATAAGAAAACTAAAAGTATTGAGAATCATTATCCTTTACATCAATTTTTAAAGAATAACTTTACTACATGTACTAACCTGAACCACTTGTATTATCATTCCCACTTGTACTTCCACATATATTAGGATTACTCATATCTGTTTCCCAATAAACAACCACTATAAGAAATGTGATAATGTGTCAAGTCAACAATATACTTCCACATGCTCTTAAACTAGCATCAGAAATGTCTAGTCAATCAACATTAAGTTTATTGGTTTGCTCTCACCAAATGCTCTTATACTTATATACTTTTACGGCCTATAATTCAAAAGCATTACAAAACTCTAAATATAATTGTTAAAATATGGTTGACTTATATATTAGGTTTACTATTTTATGAGACAAATGtgctgaaaaaataaatatcaattaCACAGTAAAAATGCCTACAATCAAAGATGAATTCGATtaagaaaactaaatcaaaagaACAATGACTAATAAACAAACACAATTTTGccaaagaaataagagaacCAATATTAATAAAAGTATAaagtttctttattctttcattccaataaaagaaatacataatctAGAAAGAAACAATTCAATGGATGCAGAAATTAAGATAAAGATCAATCAATTGTTACCTTGTTTATAAGTCAATCAATTTGATATATTGTCATTTGAACTCTCCATTGCATTGATCAATTCGATTGGTGTGTCAATTATAGTACCTTCCACATCAGATCTGACCTAACTCACATCAACATCACTATCACCATATGAATGTTCTATATTTTGTCTATCTTGTAATGTACTTTGTATATTTGTCTGATCTGAttcatcatgatcttctcctcCCATGTCAAAAATATCTCTAATCTTTGTATTTATGACAACTTGCCATTCAGGCCTTTGTGGATCAGCAACGTAAAACACTTGCTCTACTTGTGACGGTAATACAAATGGGTCAGTAAACTGATCTCGGTCATTGTATTGTAAATGGTTAAAATTGACAAGGACAAATCCGAGGTCATCTTTCTCCACTCCCTTTCTAAGATTAGCCCAATCACATTTAAATAACATTACTTTAAGATCATTTGCATATTCCAATTCAATTACTTTCTTCAAAATTCCATAATACATGATATATCCCTCAATAGGGTGTGTATcttttgaacttgaaaattcTTCTGTCAATGCCGTTAAAAGAACCCcactattttgagtttttctaTTATTCTCATGTACCTTACTATGAAATTTGATGCCATTAATAATGTATTCATCATAACTTCTTGCATCTAAGTTAGGACCTCAAGCCAGCCATCTAATATGATTAGGCACCTTGACCCCATTCTCGCGTAGATTcaataactaaataaaaaaaattaagatatgtataatTAGAGATCTAAACATATAATCATGATATAGTATATAATCTAACTCTCTTCAATTAAATTTGGGTTGAACTTACATACTCATTGAACCATTTTGGAAACTCCTTAGCATGCTTCGTTCTTACCAAATATAGGCGAGCTCTACGAGCCATCGACCTTTGGATTTGTGCACAATGAAGCCTACATAGTAAGTGAAGAATCTCTTATATACTAATATTTtcttataagaatataaattataaattttttgctCCAACATAAACATTTTGTGTAAACATAATTTATATGTAATACTTACTCACGATATTCTTCTAATCCTTTAGAGTTCTTGAGCACGTACCGATGTGCCTGGTCCCTTTCTATAATGTCGAGTCGTATCATCTCGCACTTCCCTATTGGCCTACTTGCTCTTGAGAATATAGAAGATGGATCGTATGTTTCTGTTGACCCCGCATTTCTTGGTAGTCTAGTTGACATTGTTTCCACATCTTCAAGGTATCTAGAGTAATAGGTCAAACACTCATTTGCAAGATATCCTTCTGCTATAGATGCCACTGGCCGACTAGGGTTACGCACGTAGTCTTTCAATCGTTTGAGAAACCTAATTAGAATCAAATTTATAGTTAATGTATTCAACATATTAAAAAGCCTACACAAGTTATCCTATTGTTTAagacaaaatgaaaatttaacaCTAACCTTTCTATTGGATACATCCAACGGTATTGAACTGGACCAGCCAAGCTAGCTTCATGGGCTAAATGAACAATCAGGTGTACCATAACATCAAAGAATGTAGGCGGAAAAATCCTCTCCATCTTGCATAGTGTTAAGACAACACTTTCACCAAGCCTCTTGAAGTCTTCCTCCTTCCCAAATTTACTACACAACTCTCGAAAAAATGCACTAACCTCTATCAATACAATGCTGACATTCTTAGGCAATATGTTACGCACTGCAATTGGAAGAAGTTgttgcatcataatatgagaatCATGGCTCTTCATTCCAATAATCTTACGTTCTTGCACACACTGTGAAATATTACTACAAAGTCCATCTGGAACCTTTACACCCCTTAAAACTGCGCAAAACAAATCTTTGTCAGTGGTAGACATTGTGTAGCTTGCTGGAGGTATGAACAACTTATTCTTGCCTTCAATGACCTTTGGTTGAAGATCTAATCGTATTTTCATGTCTCTCAAATCTAAATGTGCATTCACGTTATCCTTCGACTTTTCTTTTTGATCCAATAAAGTGTTAACGATATTATCACAGACGTTCTTCTCAATATGCATCACATCTAAATTGTGACGGACTAGATTATCTTTCCAGTATGGCAAGTCAAAAAatatactcttcttcttccagttGTATGGAAGCTCTGGCTGTTTTAAcctcctttgcttcttcttcccactttgtttattattttctttaccaAATGGAGGAAAATCAACATATTGTAAATGTTCCAATATGTCATTCCCTGATAGTTGCTTTGGTTGGAGTCTATGTTCCTCAAGGCCATCAAAACTCCTTTTGTCTCTTCGAAATCGATGTTCTTGTGGAAGGAATCGACGATGGCCCAAATAACAATGTTTTTTGCTATATTTTAGCCAATGAGGAAGTCTCACTGTTGTAACATGGACAAGCATAAGCACCTTTAGTACTCCATCCTGAGAGGACTGCATATGCTGGAAAATCATTAATGGCCCATAACAAACATGCTTTTAGATTAAATTTCTCCTTCTTAAATGCATCATAAGTCTCAACTCCATTGTACCATAAATCTTTTAACTCTTCTATCAATGGATGTAAATATACATCTATATCATTCCCAGGCTGTTCTGGTCTAGGAATAAGCAAAGTAAGAATGAAGTAGTCTGGCTTCATGCACATCCATGGCGGCAAATTATAAGGCATCACCACAACAGGCCATACACTATGAGTTGATCTCATATACTTGTATGGGTAGAATCCATCACTTGCTAACCTGAGTCTGATATTACGAGGCTCCTCACTAAAAAGTTGATGCAATCTATCAAACTCCTTCCATGCTTGACTGTCAGCTGGGTGTCGTAACCTTTGGTCTTTTGTACGTTCTTCATGATGCCATCTCATATTAAATGAGGTTTTGGATAAAATATATAACCTCTGCAACCTTGGGATTAAAGGAAAATGACGTAATGTCTTAGCCgaaaatttctttcctttactTGAATATCTTGATGC is a window from the Macadamia integrifolia cultivar HAES 741 chromosome 5, SCU_Mint_v3, whole genome shotgun sequence genome containing:
- the LOC122078065 gene encoding uncharacterized protein LOC122078065, whose amino-acid sequence is MTDKALSMLLDLLGEVLPEPNTLPKNMYETKKIIKDLGLNCNKIDAYPNDYMLFRKGAEKATSCYKCGASRYSSKGKKFSAKTLRHFPLIPRLQRLYILSKTSFNMRWHHEERTKDQRLRHPADSQAWKEFDRLHQLFSEEPRNIRLRLASDGFYPYKYMRSTHSVWPVVVMPYNLPPWMCMKPDYFILTLLIPRPEQPGNDIDHMQSSQDGVLKVLMLVHVTTVRLPHWLKYSKKHCYLGHRRFLPQEHRFRRDKRSFDGLEEHRLQPKQLSGNDILEHLQYVDFPPFGKENNKQSGKKKQRRLKQPELPYNWKKKSIFFDLPYWKDNLVRHNLDVMHIEKNVCDNIVNTLLDQKEKSKDNVNAHLDLRDMKIRLDLQPKVIEGKNKLFIPPASYTMSTTDKDLFCAVLRGVKVPDGLCSNISQCVQERKIIGMKSHDSHIMMQQLLPIAVRNILPKNVSIVLIEVSAFFRELCSKFGKEEDFKRLGESVVLTLCKMERIFPPTFFDVMVHLIVHLAHEASLAGPVQYRWMYPIERFLKRLKDYVRNPSRPVASIAEGYLANECLTYYSRYLEDVETMSTRLPRNAGSTETYDPSSIFSRASRPIGKCEMIRLDIIERDQAHRYVLKNSKGLEEYRE
- the LOC122078596 gene encoding uncharacterized protein LOC122078596 — its product is MSNPNICGSTSGNDNTSGSGKRVRGQRGRTKAHDIINIPDGERIQIEVNEWGQPCEGKSTAKLTTWIGTLARNHLYCPLTYPKWTNIPQSYKEDCWKEITAKFIIPEVCKTWCLDRLAKRLKDHKCDLKAEYYSKYDSSSDQRKNIDLQLTPLEQWDALLKLWDDKKHKELSDRNKKNKSKQKMRHRWVELHMPSYVKNCLTRTQRKSFQIVSKYLTSPMKGLDVLWMTSLRKSWKKCSVN